A single region of the Thermococcus paralvinellae genome encodes:
- a CDS encoding DUF4870 domain-containing protein, with protein MENNENGVIKKSETSLGLEENVEAALAYVLGFLTGIIFLLLEKESEFVRFHAMQSTITFLGIFIIQRILAFIPFLGGILAMLLGLVGLVLWILGIVKAYQGEYYKFPIVGSIAENQVKR; from the coding sequence ATGGAAAACAATGAAAATGGTGTTATAAAGAAGAGCGAAACATCTCTGGGACTTGAAGAAAACGTTGAGGCTGCTTTAGCATATGTGCTTGGGTTCTTAACTGGGATAATATTCCTGTTGTTAGAAAAAGAGAGCGAATTTGTCCGATTCCATGCAATGCAGTCAACAATAACATTCCTAGGGATTTTTATAATACAGAGAATCTTGGCATTTATACCATTCCTTGGTGGGATTTTAGCTATGCTTTTGGGCTTAGTTGGTCTTGTCCTATGGATTTTAGGTATAGTTAAAGCATATCAAGGAGAATATTACAAGTTCCCAATTGTTGGGAGCATAGCAGAGAACCAAGTTAAAAGATGA
- a CDS encoding FeoA family protein, which yields MVMSMYVRLSQMREGERGVVVDIQGGVGARQRLLGLGITPGTRIWVIKSSAPGPIIIAVGSSRIALGRGIADKIIIRREY from the coding sequence ATGGTGATGTCCATGTATGTTCGTTTAAGTCAAATGAGAGAAGGAGAGCGAGGAGTTGTAGTGGACATTCAGGGAGGTGTGGGAGCGAGGCAGAGGTTGCTGGGTTTGGGAATTACTCCTGGGACTAGGATTTGGGTGATTAAGTCTTCCGCTCCAGGGCCAATAATCATAGCTGTTGGCTCTTCAAGAATAGCACTTGGCAGAGGAATAGCTGACAAAATTATCATCAGGAGGGAGTATTGA
- a CDS encoding 7-cyano-7-deazaguanine synthase encodes MLSEIIKEIKQFAKNTGLYEKKILLMFSGGKDSSLALYIMKKAGLDVSALTFFHRWSWREPMLWAMDFTKKLGVEHYLVDITEGLLKNSIGKKGPICIHCKKVMMRNAYWFAKINGFEVLAKGDNANDKIIGALLDQWNGDIRLSEIPRIGIPIFRPLIRYTAEEVEKLAEEAGIKPYRMYEYGRRRQWREGCPLQYIDRFEIIKPEYFDLAYEVNYKISKLARKYKVRMSVRVPSLDLMCHGCNEKILKEAEEIIRRFKNVATRKNKK; translated from the coding sequence ATGCTTTCAGAAATAATAAAAGAAATTAAACAATTTGCAAAGAACACAGGACTTTATGAAAAGAAAATACTTCTCATGTTTTCTGGAGGAAAAGACAGCAGTTTAGCTTTATACATTATGAAAAAAGCTGGTTTGGATGTTTCTGCCCTAACCTTCTTTCATAGATGGAGTTGGAGAGAGCCTATGTTGTGGGCAATGGACTTCACTAAAAAGCTTGGAGTTGAACATTATCTTGTTGACATAACAGAAGGACTCCTCAAGAATTCAATTGGAAAGAAAGGTCCAATATGCATACACTGCAAAAAAGTTATGATGAGAAATGCTTACTGGTTCGCAAAAATTAATGGCTTCGAGGTTTTGGCCAAAGGAGACAATGCAAATGACAAAATAATTGGAGCTCTACTTGACCAGTGGAATGGGGATATAAGGTTGAGTGAAATTCCGAGGATTGGAATTCCAATATTTAGACCTCTGATTAGGTACACTGCAGAAGAAGTTGAAAAGCTTGCAGAAGAGGCGGGGATAAAACCTTACAGAATGTATGAATATGGAAGAAGAAGGCAATGGAGAGAGGGATGTCCTCTACAATATATTGACAGATTTGAGATCATCAAACCTGAGTACTTCGATTTGGCTTATGAAGTGAACTACAAAATAAGTAAGCTTGCGAGAAAATATAAAGTCCGGATGAGTGTGAGAGTGCCAAGTCTAGACCTGATGTGTCATGGATGTAATGAGAAAATCCTAAAAGAAGCCGAAGAAATCATTAGGAGGTTCAAAAATGTTGCCACTCGGAAAAATAAGAAGTGA